The following coding sequences are from one Musa acuminata AAA Group cultivar baxijiao chromosome BXJ2-4, Cavendish_Baxijiao_AAA, whole genome shotgun sequence window:
- the LOC103982999 gene encoding uncharacterized protein C6C3.02c isoform X1 codes for MPRRSSGGRSAPRAARRPAPVRNPPQPARQAPPPAPVQGGGSILGGIGSTIAQGVAFGTGSAVAHRAVDAVMGPRTFQHETIASEAPTAAAPANPVNYAGTDVCSIHSKAFQDCINNYGSDISKCQFYLDMLNECRRGSGAA; via the exons ATGCCTCGTCGAAGCTCTGGTG GTCGTTCGGCCCCTCGTGCTGCTCGACGTCCTGCTCCTGTGAGGAACCCACCCCAACCTG CACGTCAAGCTCCGCCTCCAGCTCCTGTTCAGGGTGGTGGATCTATCCTGGGGGGAATTGGATCCACCATCGCTCAAG GTGTGGCATTTGGCACGGGGAGTGCCGTTGCTCATAGGGCAGTCGATGCTGTTATGGGGCCTCGCACCTTCCAGCATGAGACCATTGCATCCGAAGCTCCTACTGCGGCAGCACCTGCCAACCCAGTGAATTATGCTGGCACAGATGTATGCAGCATCCACTCGAAGGCTTTCCAGGAT TGCATCAACAACTATGGGAGTGACATCAGCAAGTGCCAGTTCTACTTGGACATGCTGAACGAGTGCCGCAGAGGATCTGGTGCCGCTTGA
- the LOC103982999 gene encoding uncharacterized protein C6C3.02c isoform X2 — protein sequence MQYIGCRSAPRAARRPAPVRNPPQPARQAPPPAPVQGGGSILGGIGSTIAQGVAFGTGSAVAHRAVDAVMGPRTFQHETIASEAPTAAAPANPVNYAGTDVCSIHSKAFQDCINNYGSDISKCQFYLDMLNECRRGSGAA from the exons ATGCAATATATTGGTT GTCGTTCGGCCCCTCGTGCTGCTCGACGTCCTGCTCCTGTGAGGAACCCACCCCAACCTG CACGTCAAGCTCCGCCTCCAGCTCCTGTTCAGGGTGGTGGATCTATCCTGGGGGGAATTGGATCCACCATCGCTCAAG GTGTGGCATTTGGCACGGGGAGTGCCGTTGCTCATAGGGCAGTCGATGCTGTTATGGGGCCTCGCACCTTCCAGCATGAGACCATTGCATCCGAAGCTCCTACTGCGGCAGCACCTGCCAACCCAGTGAATTATGCTGGCACAGATGTATGCAGCATCCACTCGAAGGCTTTCCAGGAT TGCATCAACAACTATGGGAGTGACATCAGCAAGTGCCAGTTCTACTTGGACATGCTGAACGAGTGCCGCAGAGGATCTGGTGCCGCTTGA